From Oncorhynchus masou masou isolate Uvic2021 chromosome 7, UVic_Omas_1.1, whole genome shotgun sequence, one genomic window encodes:
- the LOC135543609 gene encoding tubulin beta-4B chain-like — translation MREIVHLQAGQCGNQIGAKFWEVISDEHGIDPTGTYHGDSDLQLERINVYYNEATGGKYVPRAILVDLEPGTMDSVRSGPFGQIFRPDNFVFGQSGAGNNWAKGHYTEGAELVDSVLDVVRKEAESCDCLQGFQLTHSLGGGTGSGMGTLLISKIREEYPDRIMNTFSVVPSPKVSDTVVEPYNATLSVHQLVENTDETYCIDNEALYDICFRTLKLTTPTYGDLNHLVSATMSGVTTCLRFPGQLNADLRKLAVNMVPFPRLHFFMPGFAPLTSRGSQQYRALTVPELTQQMFDAKNMMAACDPRHGRYLTVAAIFRGRMSMKEVDEQMLNVQNKNSSYFVEWIPNNVKTAVCDIPPRGLKMAATFIGNSTAIQELFKRISEQFTAMFRRKAFLHWYTGEGMDEMEFTEAESNMNDLVSEYQQYQDATAEEEGEFEEEGEEDMG, via the exons ATGAGGGAGATTGTTCATCTGCAGGCCGGTCAATGTGGAAATCAGATCGGTGCCAAG TTTTGGGAGGTTATCAGTGACGAGCATGGAATAGACCCAACAGGCACTTATCATGGAGATAGCGATCTGCAGCTTGAGAGAATCAACGTGTACTATAATGAGGCAACAG GTGGCAAGTATGTTCCTCGTGCCATTCTAGTTGATCTGGAGCCTGGCACGATGGACTCTGTCCGCTCTGGACCATTCGGCCAAATATTCAGACCGGACAACTTTGTCTTTG GACAGAGTGGTGCAGGTAACAACTGGGCAAAGGGCCATTACACTGAGGGAGCAGAGCTGGTAGACTCTGTCCTGGATGTGGTGAGAAAGGAAGCCGAGAGCTGCGACTGTCTTCAGGGTTTCCAGCTCACCCACTCCCTTGGAGGCGGCACAGGCTCTGGTATGGGTACCCTGTTGATTAGCAAGATCCGCGAGGAGTACCCTGACCGCATCATGAACACCTTCAGTGTGGTGCCCTCCCCTAAAGTGTCAGACACTGTGGTGGAGCCCTACAATGCCACCCTGTCTGTGCATCAGCTAGTGGAGAACACTGACGAGACTTATTGCATCGACAACGAGGCCTTGTATGACATCTGCTTTCGCACTCTGAAGCTGACAACTCCCACTTACGGGGACCTCAACCACCTGGTGTCAGCCACCATGAGTGGTGTCACCACCTGCCTGCGCTTCCCCGGCCAGCTCAACGCCGACCTACGTAAGCTAGCTGTCAACATGGTCCCATTCCCCCGCCTGCATTTCTTCATGCCAGGCTTTGCCCCCCTCACCAGCAGAGGCAGCCAGCAGTACAGAGCGCTGACGGTGCCTGAACTCACCCAGCAGATGTTCGATGCCAAGAACATGATGGCTGCCTGCGACCCCCGTCACGGCCGCTACCTCACTGTGGCCGCCATTTTCCGTGGCCGCATGTCCATGAAGGAGGTGGACGAGCAGATGCTGAATGTGCAGAACAAGAACAGCAGCTACTTCGTCGAATGGATCCCCAACAATGTCAAGACTGCAGTCTGCGACATCCCGCCCCGCGGCCTTAAAATGGCCGCTACCTTCATCGGCAATAGCACAGCCATCCAGGAGCTGTTTAAGCGCATCTCTGAGCAGTTCACAGCCATGTTCCGCCGCAAGGCGTTCCTGCACTGGTACACCGGAGAGGGCATGGACGAGATGGAGTTCACCGAGGCCGAGAGCAACATGAACGACCTGGTATCTGAGTACCAGCAGTACCAGGATGCCACCGCCGAGGAAGAGGGCGAGtttgaagaggagggagaagaggatatGGGTTAG
- the LOC135543607 gene encoding reticulophagy regulator 2-like yields MASGEEARCPSVSSVLEDLFPAGGSEQVCGDGNPELVQLRERLQGWLSQYEPLLLWMQRLLVWERPLYSIFVALTLNTLFWLLSSTSLRPLFLLSLSILGLMQLERWKHKLPLTTVQYPEANPMERETMNVQPRLLSIPELSHHLVESYLYCCLFVQEMLQYKRQNHGKFCAMMCSSCSVLAVVGHYVPGIMISYIIALSVLVWPLVVYHELIQRMYTGLEPILMKLDYSMKGDTQHRKHDKRKVKKEVEEGDEPRAETESESEEELSCFAPLVDAKTTALAMAITDSELSDEEASILESGGFSVSRATTPQLTDVSEDPDQQSVHNDPEEAFLRNRSEFPSVDEFPIEHSLLHFPLRGPGQGQGDGATAGGIRPSEGGEHMSPASLLIQHLASPLHFVNTHFNGRGRPPGGDQGPLLGAGTAEEVVHGGEVETQAPRQSLEALSEEIVNTAISTVVQNTLSAMLRSTKDSKVPSIADLLPTDTPPSTLESPHVAEAEKDQDAVAVETEERSAEEMPDDMFVPTEDEDFELLDQSELEEMDEDLLGLLSPDGQGIVGVASPTDTPPSPTHQPESF; encoded by the exons ATGGCGAGCGGAGAGGAGGCTAGATGCCCCTCTGTTTCTTCCGTACTCGAGGACCTGTTCCCTGCCGGAGGATCAGAGCAAGTATGCGGTGATGGCAACCCTGAGCTCGTGCAACTGCGGGAGCGTCTTCAAGGCTGGCTATCGCAATATGAGCCTTTGCTGTTATGGATGCAGAGGCTGCTTGTTTGGGAAAGGCCGCTCTACAGCATCTTTGTTGCTCTCACGCTGAACACCTTGTTCTG GCTTCTGTCTTCGACGTCCCTgcgtcctctcttcctcctgagTCTTTCCATTCTAGGGCTCATGCAGCTGGAGAGATGGAAGCATAAGTTACCTCTTACAACAG TTCAGTATCCTGAGGCCAACCCAATGGAAAG AGAGACCATGAATGTGCAACCCCGGCTCCTCAGTATTCCAGAGCTCAGCCACCACCTGGTGGAGAGCTACCTCTACTGCTGCCTCTTCGTCCAGGAGATGCTGCAGTACAAAAGGCAGAACCATGGAAAG TTCTGTGCCATGATGTGCTCCAGCTGTTCTGTGCTCGCCGTGGTGGGACACTACGTACCAGGAATCATGATATCCTATATCATCG CGCTGAGTGTGTTGGTGTGGCCTCTGGTGGTGTACCACGAGCTTATCCAACGGATGTACACAGGCCTGGAGCCCATTCTGATGAAACTGGACTACAGCATGAAGGGAGACACGCAGCACCGCAAGCACGATAAGAGGA aggtgaagaaggaggtggaggaaggggatgagcccagggctgagacagagagcgagagtgaggagGAGCTGTCCTGCTTTGCCCCCCTG GTGGATGCAAAGACCACAGCCCTGGCTATGGCCATCACCGACTCGGAGCTGTCTGACGAGGAAGCATCCATTTTGGAGAGTGGGGGGTTCTCCGTATCCAGAGCAACCACCCCACAGCTCACAGACGTCTCTGAAG ACCCGGACCAGCAGAGTGTGCACAATGACCCAGAGGAGGCCTTCTTAAGGAACCGATCTGAATTCCCCTCGGTTGACGAGTTTCCCATCGAGCACAGCCTCCTCCACTTTCCGTTGCGGGGCCCCGGTCAGGGCCAAGGGGACGGGGCTACGGCTGGGGGAATACGGCCCTCGGAGGGGGGGGAGCACATGAGCCCGGCCAGCCTCCTCATCCAGCACCTGGCTTCCCCACTCCACTTTGTCAACACACACTTCAACGGACGTGGACGGCCACCAGGTGGGGACCAGGGTCCACTGCTGGGTGCTGGGACAGCGGAGGAGGTGGTGCATGGGGGGGAAGTGGAGACCCAGGCCCCGAGGCAGTCACTGGAAGCCCTGAGTGAGGAGATTGTGAACACGGCAATCTCCACAGTGGTGCAGAACACTCTGTCGGCCATGCTACGCTCCACCAAGGACAGCAAGGTCCCCTCAATCGCAGATTTGCTGCCCACCGACACGCCCCCCAGTACCCTGGAAAGTCCCCATGTCGCCGAGGCAGAAAAGGACCAGGATGCGGTTGCTGTGGAGACCGAGGAGAGGAGTGCTGAGGAGATGCCGGATGACATGTTTGTACCGACCGAGGATGAGGACTTTGAGCTTCTGGACCAAAGTGAACTGGAGGAGATGGACGAGGACCTGCTGGGTCTTCTCAGTCCTGACGGACAGGGGATAGTGGGAGTGGCCTCTCCCACagacacacccccatctccaacGCACCAACCAGAGTCCTTCTAG